One part of the Vidua macroura isolate BioBank_ID:100142 chromosome 14, ASM2450914v1, whole genome shotgun sequence genome encodes these proteins:
- the LOC128814559 gene encoding cis-aconitate decarboxylase-like, with protein MAFPAVFTGASDWARVAARSAPEDTVTSSFASFIHAARPEHLSQTVRQRSKRMILDSIGVGLVGSTTHVFDIALRYCRELYSSMAVSSVYGKPGVKLSPTLAAFTNGVATHSMDFDDTWHPATHPSGAVLPALLAASQMLPPNTKPNGLDFLLAFNVGLEVQGRLMHFSTEAHDIPKRFHPPSVVGTLGSAAATAKLLSLSSAQCCHALGIAASLAGAPMANAATQAKPLHVGNATRLGLEAALLAGRGMEANPLILDDIPGCSGFSAFYSVYQPKPLSAPGEHHEFLLEKQDIAFKRFPAHLGMHWVVDAALSVRNLFINYAGSFSPSLIHTIRLKIPVSKYINRPFPSSEHQARHSFQFNTCAALLDGEVGLGSFSESSIHRQELRELLDKVVVEHPEDNVANFDKMYGEVALLLHSGDVLTGKCDTFYGHWRKPLSKESLLKKFRSNASHVLPEEKIEAIITLVDNLENLSDSSQLACSL; from the exons ATGGCATTCCCAGCTGTGTTTACAGGAGCCTCAGACTGGGCTCGAG TGGCCGCCCGGAGCGCTCCCGAGGACACAGTGACCAGCAGCTTTGCCTCATTCATCCACGCGGCGCGGCCTGAGCACCTGTCCCAGACCGTGCGGCAGAGGAGCAAGAGGATGATCCTGGACAGCATCGGTGTGGGGCTCGTGGGCAGCACCACGCACGTCTTCGACATCGCCCTGCGCTACTGCCGG GAGCTGTACTCCTCCATGGCTGTGAGCTCAGTCTATGGAAAGCCAGGAGTGAAGCTCTCCCCGACGCTGGCTGCCTTCACCAACGGCGTGGCG ACTCATTCCATGGATTTTGATGACACCTGGCACCCTGCCACTCACCCCTCTGGGGCTGTCCTGCCGGCTCTCTTGGCAGCTTCCCAGATGCTCCCTCCCAACACCAAACCCAACGGCCTGGATTTCCTGCTGGCTTTCAACGTGGGCCTGGAAGTGCAAGGGAGGCTCATGCACTTCTCCACTGAGGCTCACGATATTCCCAAAAG GTTCCACCCTCCCTCGGTGGTGGGCACCCTGGGCAGTGCCGCGGCCACGGCCAAGCTGCTGtccctcagctcagcccagtgCTGCCACGCCCTGGGCATCGCCGCGTCCCTGGCCGGGGCACCCATGGCCAACGCTGCCACCCAGGCCAAGCCGCTGCACGTGGGGAACGCCACCCGCCTGGGCCTGGAAGCCGCTCTGCTGGCGGGCCGAGGCATGGAGGCCAACCCCTTGATCCTGGATGACATCCCTGGGTGCTCGGGGTTCAGTGCCTTCTACAGCGTCTACCAGCCCAAACCGCTGTCCGCACCCGGCGAGCACCACGAGTTcctcctggaaaagcaggacaTTGCCTTCAAGCGATTCCCAGCCCACCTGGGCATGCACTGGGTGGTGGATGCTGCCTTGTCCGTCCGGAACCTCTTCATCAACTACGCGGGGTCCTTCTCCCCCTCTCTGATCCACACCATAAGGCTGAAGATCCCGGTGTCCAAGTACATCAACCGGCCTTTCCCCAGCTCGGAGCATCAGGCGAGGCACTCCTTCCAGTTcaacacctgtgctgccctgctggacGGCGAGGTGGGCCTGGGCTCCTTCTCTGAGAGCAGCATCCACCGGCAGgagctcagggagctgctggacaaGGTGGTGGTGGAGCACCCTGAGGACAACGTGGCCAACTTTGACAAGATGTACGGAGAggtggccctgctcctgcacagtgGGGACGTCCTGACGGGCAAATGTGACACTTTCTATGGGCACTGGAGGAAGCCCCTGAGCAAAGAGTCACTCCTGAAGAAATTTCGATCCAACGCCTCCCATGtgcttccagaagaaaaaatagaagcCATCATCACTCTGGTGGACAACCTGGAGAACCTGTCagacagctcccagctggccTGCAGCCTGTGA
- the GLOD5 gene encoding glyoxalase domain-containing protein 5, with product MPVPSPESMAWKEEGTSPPSCFIQHLDHLVLTVKSIEDTVAFYSKVLGMEVVTFKGNRKALRFGQQKFNLHEAGQEFEPKARCPVPGSADFCLITVVPLEQLLEHLQACGVAVEEGPMARTGAVGPIISIYFRDPDENQVEVSRYCMDVVAGTEGEP from the exons ATGCCAGTTCCCAGCCCTGAGAGCATGGCTTGGAAGGAAGAGGGCACAAGCCCACCCTCGTGTTTCATCCAGCACCTGGACCACCTTGTGCTGACTGTGAAGAGCATTGAGGACACTGTGGCCTTTTATTCCAAAGTCCTGGGCATGGAGGTGGTGACCTTCAAG GGGAACCGCAAAGCTTTGCGTTTTGGCCAGCAGAAGTTCAACCTGCacgaggctgggcaggagtttgagcccaaggctcggtgcccCGTGCCCGGCTCTGCAGATTTTTGCCTGATCACAGTGgtgcccctggagcagctgctggagcatctGCAG GCCTGTGGGGTGGCCGTTGAAGAAGGTCCCATGGCCAGAACTGGTGCTGTGGGTCCAATAATCTCCATCTACTTCCGAGACCCCGACGAGAACCAGGTTGAGGTTTCCAGGTACTGCATGGATGTGGTGGCAGGCACTGAAGGGGAGCCCTGA